A region from the Pseudomonas cucumis genome encodes:
- a CDS encoding TadE/TadG family type IV pilus assembly protein, with protein MKTGLPRKQKGAVAIEFALVFIIFFAVFYGLVSYSLPLLLMQSFNQSTAEAVRRSVALDPSTANYDTAVRNIATTELTRQLAWIPAALNFNVATDASATYTGGVLTVTINYPTSKLNQVLPFLVLPGIGSVPNLPATLTAQSSLQF; from the coding sequence ATGAAAACAGGCCTCCCCCGCAAACAAAAAGGTGCCGTGGCGATTGAATTCGCTTTGGTGTTCATCATCTTTTTCGCCGTGTTTTATGGGCTGGTCAGTTACAGCCTGCCGCTGTTGCTGATGCAATCATTCAATCAATCGACAGCCGAAGCGGTGCGCCGCAGTGTGGCGCTGGACCCGAGCACCGCCAATTACGACACCGCCGTCAGAAACATAGCGACCACCGAACTGACTCGACAGTTGGCCTGGATTCCCGCCGCGCTGAACTTCAATGTGGCCACCGACGCCAGTGCCACCTACACCGGTGGCGTACTGACGGTCACCATCAATTACCCCACCAGCAAACTGAATCAAGTCCTGCCGTTTTTGGTGCTACCGGGGATCGGCTCGGTGCCCAATCTGCCGGCAACCCTTACCGCCCAATCGAGCCTGCAATTTTGA
- a CDS encoding prepilin peptidase: MQNFVLLIWLTLCAAQDVRERHIANGLTLGVGVLALTYLLWTGTTWLGAEAAQGGWALLLALAFTLPGYALKRLGAGDVKLMATLGLATDGMHLLGGFIGAGLASAFWLLLAPRLWLYMGQGLRDHLRYLGPGTSKKQPFAPFVLVGMLLTLVWMH; the protein is encoded by the coding sequence ATGCAGAACTTTGTCCTACTGATCTGGCTGACGCTTTGCGCAGCTCAGGATGTCCGAGAGCGGCACATCGCCAATGGCCTGACCCTTGGCGTGGGCGTATTGGCGCTGACGTATCTGTTGTGGACGGGCACCACATGGTTGGGGGCCGAGGCTGCGCAGGGCGGCTGGGCTTTGTTGTTGGCTCTGGCTTTCACCTTGCCCGGTTATGCATTGAAACGTCTGGGGGCGGGCGACGTGAAACTGATGGCGACGCTGGGTCTTGCGACGGACGGTATGCACCTGCTCGGCGGCTTCATCGGCGCCGGATTGGCCAGTGCGTTCTGGCTGCTGTTGGCGCCAAGACTCTGGCTGTATATGGGGCAGGGGCTTAGGGATCATCTTCGTTACCTGGGACCAGGAACGTCAAAAAAGCAGCCCTTTGCGCCGTTCGTATTGGTGGGCATGTTGCTCACTCTGGTCTGGATGCATTAG
- a CDS encoding response regulator transcription factor: MNKRISAIKVLVVDDEPLIVEELCEFIERNGYRCVPCQSGKQAIERFNEYEDIGLVLCDLQMPDMDGIQLVQTLQQLSGKHRAFEAIMLTGRADKQDVIKALRAGFADYYQKPIDLAELLEGLQRQEVLLQERQKNLQLGHLSQKLQYLCESIDELYQDLDKVRRGPSSVSSSDSADGAFSEAERVEMPAVFNQLSPRQLEVARLVGKGQTNYQIACELGITENTVKLYVSQVLRLTHMHNRTQVALALSPGNAGGRRLTAH, translated from the coding sequence GTGAACAAGCGTATCTCGGCAATAAAAGTCCTTGTGGTCGATGACGAACCATTGATTGTCGAAGAGCTTTGCGAGTTCATCGAGCGCAATGGTTATCGCTGTGTTCCTTGTCAGTCCGGCAAGCAGGCGATCGAGCGTTTCAATGAATATGAGGATATCGGTCTGGTGCTCTGTGATTTGCAGATGCCCGACATGGATGGCATTCAACTCGTTCAGACGCTGCAACAATTGTCCGGCAAGCACCGGGCGTTCGAGGCGATCATGCTCACCGGCCGCGCAGACAAGCAGGATGTGATCAAGGCGTTGCGCGCCGGGTTCGCCGACTACTATCAGAAACCGATAGATCTGGCGGAGTTGCTCGAAGGTTTGCAGCGCCAGGAAGTGCTCTTGCAGGAGCGGCAAAAAAACCTGCAGTTGGGGCATTTGAGTCAGAAGTTGCAGTACCTTTGTGAGTCGATCGACGAGTTGTATCAGGATCTGGACAAGGTTCGTCGGGGACCGTCTTCGGTGTCTTCGTCTGATTCGGCTGACGGTGCATTCAGTGAGGCGGAGCGGGTGGAGATGCCGGCGGTTTTCAATCAGCTGTCGCCGCGGCAGTTGGAAGTGGCGCGGTTGGTGGGCAAGGGGCAGACCAATTATCAGATTGCCTGTGAGTTGGGGATTACCGAGAACACGGTGAAGCTTTATGTGTCGCAGGTGTTGCGGTTGACGCATATGCATAATCGCACGCAAGTGGCGT